From one Myxococcales bacterium genomic stretch:
- a CDS encoding stage 0 sporulation protein, whose amino-acid sequence MNIESINIEGQSPQQPKPAELVVGVQFKTAGKIYSFLTTDPSLKTGDQVLVEADDGMSVGWIINPPREFEASHAPKNLKRVLHRATQKEIEEAALRREKAMEYFDICKKKIAEHSLQMKMIDAEIVEGGKKVIFFFFAEERVDFRSLVKDLASSLHMRIEMRQVGSRDESKLLGCIGPCGLVTCCSSHMRQFQSISISMAKNQGLTPNPAKLTGMCGKLKCCLAYEQEAYAELRQGLPKLGAAVEGPKGAGKIVDLNILKRDCSVQLYGGGIIRCLCKDLKILSKDEKEKAITAMRTAEHQEERSRDRRSSNDKRINRNNRDRKHVKKG is encoded by the coding sequence ATGAACATTGAAAGCATAAATATTGAAGGCCAATCCCCTCAGCAGCCAAAGCCAGCTGAGCTCGTAGTGGGGGTTCAATTTAAAACCGCGGGAAAGATCTACAGCTTCCTGACCACCGACCCATCCCTCAAGACTGGGGACCAGGTTCTGGTCGAGGCCGATGATGGAATGTCGGTTGGATGGATCATAAATCCACCAAGGGAGTTCGAAGCATCGCATGCGCCGAAAAATCTAAAGCGCGTTTTGCATCGCGCTACGCAGAAAGAAATAGAAGAGGCAGCTCTTCGCAGAGAAAAGGCGATGGAGTATTTCGATATCTGCAAAAAGAAAATAGCGGAACACAGCCTGCAGATGAAGATGATCGACGCAGAAATAGTCGAAGGCGGCAAAAAGGTTATTTTCTTTTTCTTCGCAGAGGAAAGGGTTGATTTTAGAAGCCTGGTAAAAGACCTGGCAAGCTCGCTGCACATGAGGATAGAGATGAGACAGGTGGGTTCACGCGACGAATCCAAACTGCTTGGATGCATAGGCCCCTGCGGACTCGTAACCTGCTGTTCCTCACATATGCGACAATTTCAATCGATATCCATATCCATGGCAAAAAATCAGGGGCTGACGCCAAACCCGGCGAAACTCACCGGAATGTGCGGCAAACTCAAGTGCTGCCTCGCATACGAACAGGAGGCTTATGCAGAGCTGAGGCAGGGGCTTCCAAAACTCGGAGCTGCGGTTGAGGGTCCAAAAGGGGCCGGCAAGATAGTCGATCTCAATATACTCAAGCGCGACTGTTCCGTCCAGCTCTATGGAGGCGGCATAATCCGTTGCCTTTGCAAAGATTTAAAAATCCTCTCAAAGGATGAAAAGGAAAAGGCGATTACGGCGATGCGTACCGCCGAACATCAGGAAGAGAGGTCACGCGATCGCAGATCCTCAAACGACAAACGCATTAACAGAAACAACAGGGACAGAAAACATGTCAAAAAGGGATGA